The nucleotide sequence AGAAATAAAAATTAACAGAATTACGCTTGTCCTGCTTTTCAACCTGTCACCTCCGCCCTTTTATGAATTTGTAGAGAAAGATTTTTAGCATTGTTTCGACGGCAGCTGGCTGACATAGAATGCTCCCTTAGCCCCTTTAGCTTTGCGTCATCATCTTTCAATGATTTTGCCTTTCTCTCATTATTCATTTATCTATACGCAATCTTGTTTGAAATTTAGGGGGTGATGACGGATTTTTTTCGGTCAATGTTTGTCAGATCTAATGGGTAGTGCAAAAAGTTCTATGAAATACAAGGTGATTCTAAAGTCAGCGGGATGAACTTTATAGAAGCCTTTCTTAAAATACCTCCGCTATCGTTACCTAAACCAAACAAAAAGAGCACATCAAGTGTGCTCTTCAATCCGGATTGCCGGTTACGATATTTTTAATGTGCTTCCATGTATCAAATTCTAATACATCGGCCGCTTTTCCGTCACCAATAACGCCATATCCCATCATGAGGCCTAAAATCAGGGCGAGGAAACAGAGGGTGGCAACAACGACGATTCGCAACCAAATTGGGAATACTCGGCGTTTTAAGGTTTTGCCTTTTAGCTTTTCTTCTTTTCTTTTTTGCTTTTGTTCTTGGCCTTCGGCTTTTTCGGCTTTTCGTTGTTGTCGGTCTAGTTTCTTTTCTTCTTTTTGAAGCTTCTTTTGCTCGCTACGTGTTTTTTGCTCACTTACGGATTCTGACATGGCTTGATGACTCCTTACTTTCATTCTTTTCCAAATAGATTAACGTAATTGGTTCACTAATCCCATCATTTGATCGTTCATCGAGATGGAACGGGCATTCATTTGGTAAGCTCTTTGCGTTGTCATGAGCTCGGTCATTTGATTCGCTAAGTCAACGTTGGATGATTCCAATGCCCCACTTTTCAATTGTACTTCGCCAGGATTTAGATTTTGTACGATAGCTGCTGGATTAATTCCGGCATTATCGGGCAATCTAAAATTATTGTCTCCTGAAGCCTCTAATAGACGAGGATTTGTAATCGATACGATGGAAAGCTGATCTTCCACTTGGCGTTGACCGTTACGTGTTACTTGGATTTGACCCGTACTTGTAATTTCGATGGAATCGAATCCATCCGCAAGTACAATCGGACCGTTTTCACCAACTAATGGTTGTCCATCTTGGTTCGTCAGCATCACATGCGTATCATTAATCGGGCTCAAATAAAAGGCACCAGAACGTGTGAAGCGTGTTTCGGTTGCTCCACCTTCGGTTACGTTAACTTGAAACCATTGACTTTCATCTAATAGAGCAACGTCTA is from Radiobacillus kanasensis and encodes:
- a CDS encoding flagellar hook-basal body protein; this translates as MSRVGYQASVTMGQLQKKLDLIGHNMANANTSGYKSRQADFSSLLFQQIDNLNSPANAQGRLTPDGIRIGSGAALGHTNTNLQVGNVQTTGRALDVALLDESQWFQVNVTEGGATETRFTRSGAFYLSPINDTHVMLTNQDGQPLVGENGPIVLADGFDSIEITSTGQIQVTRNGQRQVEDQLSIVSITNPRLLEASGDNNFRLPDNAGINPAAIVQNLNPGEVQLKSGALESSNVDLANQMTELMTTQRAYQMNARSISMNDQMMGLVNQLR
- a CDS encoding DNA-directed RNA polymerase subunit beta, with the protein product MSESVSEQKTRSEQKKLQKEEKKLDRQQRKAEKAEGQEQKQKRKEEKLKGKTLKRRVFPIWLRIVVVATLCFLALILGLMMGYGVIGDGKAADVLEFDTWKHIKNIVTGNPD